The Methanothrix sp. genome has a segment encoding these proteins:
- a CDS encoding EamA family transporter, whose amino-acid sequence MDWFSFSIAGAACLAVTGVIDKFYLGRYVRNSLAYLFVLVVIQQIFLLPVLAYAGLVFIYPHSLYALSTGLLQVILWAAYLSALKVEEASRIAGQVYVFPVFVFLGEFFILGETLRPSDYAGGALLLLAGLLISYRPASNPGSRGERGRISPALKYMVVFWIFAAAYSLASKHLLDYVIEWHLIVWSSLGSLIAVCALLVNRELRREARSYFRSSPARLSILFLNELFDFLGRGAFIFAYALGSVALVSSVSALQPFITLVYVLILGVLVPGALVEEMDRRAAGMKIAAAGLIIAGVYLVS is encoded by the coding sequence GTGGACTGGTTCTCTTTCTCTATTGCTGGAGCCGCCTGCCTGGCGGTCACAGGGGTCATCGATAAGTTCTACCTGGGCAGATATGTCCGCAACAGCCTGGCTTATCTCTTCGTCCTGGTGGTGATCCAGCAGATCTTCCTCCTGCCCGTCTTGGCCTATGCCGGCCTCGTGTTCATCTATCCGCATAGCCTTTATGCTCTGTCGACCGGATTGCTGCAGGTGATCCTCTGGGCAGCATATCTGTCTGCCCTCAAGGTCGAGGAGGCGAGCAGGATCGCCGGCCAGGTCTATGTCTTTCCGGTGTTCGTCTTCCTGGGGGAGTTCTTCATATTGGGCGAGACCTTGCGCCCCTCGGACTATGCAGGCGGTGCCCTGCTGCTCTTGGCCGGCCTTCTCATCTCCTACCGCCCGGCCTCAAACCCTGGGAGCAGAGGCGAGAGGGGCAGGATCTCTCCCGCTCTGAAGTATATGGTGGTCTTCTGGATCTTCGCTGCCGCCTACTCCCTGGCCTCCAAGCATCTGCTCGACTATGTCATTGAGTGGCATCTGATCGTCTGGTCGTCGCTTGGCAGCCTGATTGCAGTCTGCGCCCTCCTGGTCAATCGAGAGCTCCGGCGGGAGGCGAGGAGCTACTTTCGTTCCAGCCCAGCGCGCCTCTCAATCCTCTTCTTGAATGAGCTCTTTGATTTCCTGGGCAGAGGGGCCTTCATCTTCGCTTATGCCCTGGGCTCTGTGGCCCTGGTATCCAGCGTCTCTGCCCTGCAGCCCTTCATCACCCTGGTCTATGTCCTGATCCTGGGTGTCCTGGTCCCTGGAGCACTGGTGGAGGAGATGGACCGCCGGGCAGCTGGGATGAAGATTGCAGCGGCGGGGCTGATCATTGCCGGGGTGTACCTGGTCTCCTGA
- a CDS encoding ATP-binding cassette domain-containing protein → MACAIDVRQLSKLYNGGIKALDGLDLRVKAAKVFAFLGPNGSGKTTLMRILTTQIRPTSGSAYIFGLDTVKSGQEIRKIIGYVPQETSVWLDISGYENLLIYSKIYGVPSKMREKRIQDTLQSMGIEEVADRMVKSYSGGMVRRLEIACALLVGPRILFLDEPTIGLDPSARKAVWENLISFKQEYGTTVFFNTHYMDEADLYSDEIAIIDKGRIVKSGTASELKQSLRSEIIQVYSHDRIGGRVLKSIRDLAFVQGVIDNNSHLEIIVGDSETRLPLILDLLRGEGISLERICTAKPTLDDVFLNYAGAIHFKCREEEERGSKPVQA, encoded by the coding sequence GTGGCATGTGCAATTGATGTAAGACAGCTCTCGAAGCTCTATAATGGCGGGATCAAGGCCCTGGACGGGCTCGATCTAAGGGTAAAAGCAGCGAAGGTATTCGCCTTTCTGGGTCCAAATGGCTCAGGCAAGACCACCCTGATGAGGATACTGACCACTCAGATCAGGCCGACCTCAGGCTCGGCATATATCTTCGGCCTGGATACAGTCAAGAGCGGTCAGGAGATCAGAAAGATCATCGGCTATGTGCCTCAGGAGACCAGCGTCTGGCTGGATATCAGCGGATATGAGAATCTGCTGATCTACTCCAAGATCTACGGCGTTCCATCCAAGATGAGAGAGAAGAGAATCCAGGATACACTGCAGAGCATGGGCATCGAGGAGGTGGCGGACAGGATGGTCAAGAGCTACTCCGGGGGGATGGTGCGCAGGCTGGAGATCGCCTGTGCCCTGCTCGTCGGGCCCAGGATTCTGTTTCTGGATGAGCCGACGATAGGCCTGGACCCATCGGCAAGAAAGGCGGTCTGGGAGAATCTGATATCATTCAAGCAGGAGTACGGCACCACAGTCTTCTTCAATACTCATTACATGGATGAAGCAGACCTCTACTCCGATGAGATAGCGATAATAGACAAGGGCAGGATTGTGAAATCCGGAACGGCAAGTGAGCTGAAGCAGTCTTTGAGAAGCGAGATCATTCAGGTTTATTCACATGACCGGATCGGGGGAAGGGTACTGAAGAGCATCAGGGATCTGGCATTTGTCCAGGGTGTCATCGATAATAACTCCCATCTGGAAATAATTGTGGGGGACTCAGAGACCAGGCTGCCTTTGATCCTGGATCTCTTGAGGGGGGAGGGGATCTCCCTTGAGAGGATATGCACTGCCAAGCCCACATTGGATGACGTCTTCCTGAATTATGCTGGCGCCATTCATTTCAAATGCAGGGAAGAGGAAGAACGGGGATCAAAACCGGTGCAGGCCTGA
- a CDS encoding ketopantoate reductase family protein, with product MSEKGRLDGERVQLTDGKTEAKNILICGAGAIGSLMGYLLSDPALEDGAAIKNVALLGRMGHMERIRSEGLEVEALEGTKRLYFKHLFSRLEELEASDFCPQMLLISVKSYSLKGLCEEIARSGLLEERLKASRFLLLMNGMGNGELFRTLLPQASGRIFEGITSNGVKLAREGRIELKGRGPTLIEQGLLGEWEQFMRARFEARGFQIDFVPDFKRQQWNKLFINSVINPIAALARQQNRVILSPVLQSTVERVVREGVAVAGAEGLEFDPEAVFDLVFSVAERTAENSCSMLQDLLNEKSTEIDSINGYIVRLAKEHSLAVPVNEALYSLIKAAVRGP from the coding sequence TTGAGTGAGAAGGGGAGACTGGATGGGGAGAGGGTTCAATTGACCGACGGCAAGACAGAAGCCAAGAACATCCTGATATGCGGCGCAGGGGCGATAGGATCTCTTATGGGTTATCTTCTCTCCGATCCGGCTCTTGAGGATGGGGCGGCGATCAAGAATGTGGCCCTGCTGGGAAGGATGGGGCATATGGAGAGGATCAGATCTGAGGGATTGGAGGTGGAGGCTCTCGAGGGCACAAAGCGGCTCTATTTCAAACATCTGTTCTCCAGGCTGGAGGAGCTTGAAGCCTCCGATTTCTGTCCACAGATGCTGCTGATCTCCGTCAAGAGCTATTCTCTGAAGGGCCTCTGCGAGGAGATCGCTCGATCCGGCCTGTTGGAGGAGAGGCTGAAGGCCTCTCGCTTCCTTTTGCTGATGAATGGCATGGGAAATGGAGAGCTATTCCGAACCCTCCTCCCGCAGGCCTCAGGAAGGATCTTTGAGGGGATCACCTCAAACGGGGTCAAGCTCGCCCGGGAGGGCAGGATCGAGCTGAAGGGCAGGGGGCCAACACTGATCGAGCAGGGTCTCTTGGGGGAATGGGAGCAGTTCATGAGAGCCCGGTTTGAAGCACGGGGATTTCAGATCGATTTCGTCCCGGATTTCAAGAGGCAGCAATGGAATAAGCTCTTTATCAACTCGGTGATAAATCCAATAGCCGCCCTGGCCCGGCAGCAGAACAGGGTCATCCTCTCCCCTGTTCTGCAGAGCACTGTGGAAAGGGTGGTCAGGGAAGGGGTGGCGGTGGCCGGCGCTGAGGGGCTGGAATTTGATCCCGAGGCGGTCTTTGATCTGGTCTTTTCTGTGGCCGAGAGGACGGCAGAGAACAGTTGCAGCATGCTGCAGGATCTCCTGAATGAGAAGAGCACTGAGATCGATTCTATAAACGGCTATATCGTCCGCCTGGCCAAAGAGCATTCCCTTGCCGTTCCCGTGAACGAGGCATTATACAGCCTGATAAAGGCGGCTGTTAGAGGACCATAA
- a CDS encoding peptidylprolyl isomerase, translating into MMQLGSYLAVGILVLAVIQAGCLGEDSEKGAEDAKVLMKTSMGNITLQLYSDMPITTGNFLSLVEEGFYDGVIFHRVIDGFMIQGGDPTGTGRGGPGYTIRDEFTDHNRNERGTIAMANAGPETGGSQFFINLADNSFLDEKHPVFGRVIEGMDVVDRIGKVNRDSADRPVEEVVIIKAKRIS; encoded by the coding sequence ATGATGCAACTTGGATCTTATCTGGCTGTCGGCATTCTGGTGCTGGCCGTGATCCAGGCGGGATGCCTGGGCGAGGATAGTGAGAAGGGTGCTGAAGATGCAAAGGTCCTCATGAAGACCAGCATGGGCAACATCACCCTTCAGCTCTACAGTGATATGCCCATCACCACAGGCAACTTCCTGAGCCTGGTGGAGGAGGGCTTTTATGATGGTGTGATCTTCCACCGGGTTATAGATGGCTTCATGATCCAGGGCGGAGACCCCACCGGAACGGGAAGGGGCGGGCCCGGTTATACCATCCGGGATGAGTTCACCGATCATAATCGAAATGAGCGCGGCACCATAGCCATGGCCAATGCCGGACCCGAGACCGGGGGGAGCCAGTTTTTCATCAACCTGGCTGACAACAGCTTCCTGGATGAGAAGCATCCGGTATTCGGCCGGGTCATAGAGGGCATGGATGTGGTGGACAGGATCGGAAAGGTCAATAGGGACAGCGCTGACCGACCTGTAGAGGAGGTCGTGATCATTAAGGCCAAACGAATCAGCTGA
- a CDS encoding peptidylprolyl isomerase, which produces MTADSTEAGAKVLLNTSMGDVTIQLYPDMPITAGNFKKLVEKGFYDGVIFHRIIDGFMIQGGDPTGTGRGGPGYSIKDEFSPSSKNNRGTISMANAGPDTGGSQFFINLVDNNFLDGKHPAFGKVIEGMDVVDRIGKVKTGAMDRPAKEVRILSARVVP; this is translated from the coding sequence ATGACAGCAGATAGCACAGAGGCAGGAGCTAAGGTTCTGCTCAACACCAGCATGGGCGATGTCACCATTCAGCTCTATCCGGATATGCCCATCACTGCAGGCAACTTCAAGAAGCTGGTGGAGAAGGGCTTCTATGATGGAGTGATCTTTCATCGGATCATCGATGGCTTCATGATCCAGGGCGGAGACCCCACCGGAACGGGAAGGGGCGGGCCGGGCTATTCCATCAAGGACGAGTTTTCCCCCAGCAGCAAGAACAATCGGGGGACCATCAGCATGGCCAATGCCGGGCCCGACACCGGAGGCAGCCAGTTCTTCATCAATCTGGTGGACAACAACTTCCTGGACGGCAAACACCCCGCCTTTGGCAAGGTGATCGAGGGGATGGATGTGGTGGACAGGATCGGCAAGGTGAAGACCGGAGCTATGGACCGGCCGGCAAAAGAGGTCAGGATCCTGAGCGCCAGAGTGGTCCCCTGA
- a CDS encoding ABC transporter permease, giving the protein MALSDSIREMFAMIELEIRRLRHDRTEIYTRAVQPILWLGVFGTIMGRVNAIPTGGLPYIDYITPGVLLQSTIFVSVFYGLTIVWERETGILKRLLVAPTSIYATVIGRSVASGVRAVVQALIIFPVAILLGVKFISNPFYIAAAFIILFLVSGGFAAISILVASIMKTRERFMGLGQALIMPLFFASNALYPVDMMPSALQMFAVLNPLTYAVDAVRGLMISGELSKLSIDLLAILIFDVVVFTLASLSFRKIIE; this is encoded by the coding sequence ATGGCTCTGAGTGATTCAATCCGGGAGATGTTTGCCATGATCGAGCTGGAGATCAGAAGGCTCAGGCATGACCGCACTGAGATCTATACCCGGGCGGTGCAGCCCATACTCTGGCTTGGCGTCTTCGGGACGATCATGGGCCGGGTCAATGCCATACCCACAGGCGGTCTTCCCTATATCGACTACATCACCCCGGGGGTATTGCTCCAGTCCACCATATTCGTCTCTGTATTCTACGGCCTGACCATCGTCTGGGAGAGGGAGACCGGGATTTTAAAGCGGCTTCTTGTGGCCCCGACCTCCATTTATGCTACTGTAATCGGCCGGTCGGTGGCCTCCGGGGTGCGAGCAGTGGTCCAGGCTCTGATAATATTTCCCGTGGCCATACTGCTGGGTGTCAAGTTCATCTCCAACCCCTTCTACATAGCAGCCGCTTTTATCATCCTATTTCTGGTCTCGGGAGGATTTGCCGCCATCTCCATCCTGGTGGCCTCCATCATGAAGACCAGGGAGAGGTTCATGGGGCTGGGCCAGGCATTGATCATGCCCCTTTTCTTTGCCAGCAACGCCCTTTACCCCGTGGATATGATGCCTTCTGCTCTGCAGATGTTCGCTGTGCTCAATCCCCTCACCTATGCAGTGGATGCAGTAAGGGGCCTGATGATCAGTGGGGAGTTGAGCAAGCTGTCCATCGATCTCCTGGCCATACTGATCTTTGATGTGGTGGTCTTCACCCTTGCATCGCTCAGCTTCAGGAAGATTATTGAGTGA